Within Lolium rigidum isolate FL_2022 chromosome 5, APGP_CSIRO_Lrig_0.1, whole genome shotgun sequence, the genomic segment CTAGGATGAAGAGAAGTTGTGAGAAGGTTCGTAGTCAGTGCTGCCAACAGTTAGGACAAATGGAACCGCAGTGCCGTTGCAAGGCTATCTCGAGAACAATTCAAGGTGAGCTCAGTGGTTTTTCTGCATCTCAAGAAGGTCAGAAAGCTAGAGTGGTGCACATGGCCAAGCACCTACCCTCCAAGTGTGACATGGGCCCAAGTTCCTGCAACATCCCCGTCACCAGTGGCTATTACTGGTGATGTATTTCATGAGTGAATATTAAATTTTCAAATAGCACTTTTCTGTATGTGACCTATAAATATGGTCATGGAATAATATATAAATAAAGTATCATTCTCCCCGATAAAAGTTTTGTTGCAAACATCCGATCATATATCATATATATCAAGATAATGATGTCAACATACAACAAAACAATAGGTTGtgtgagtgtctatttttgttgacGGTTTGTGTCACATGATTGTATTATTTTAATCAAGAAAGATATTAACAAGGTATTTGTTATGTTTTTAGTGTATCAACAAAaattaaataatctctaatacttAATGCATATTTTTCCATTGTCTAGTATGTTGTCTATTACTGGTGCGGATGCTTCCATTGGTTCACTAAAAGGTTCACTACAAAAATGTATGGCAACACCCGACACTTCTTTTTGGACGACACAAGcaaaaaaaatagattttttttacCTAGTGGATCACCCTTTCATCGCACCCTTAAAAGTGTGCGACCATTTAAGCGGCGTATTAGGAAACATACAGGCACATCTGGGTGCCATGGTAGGTGGCATGCAAGAGAGGTGTTCCATTATGCCGTTCTAGAGGTGTAGATGAATTAATATTTGTGATGTGCATGGTTTACGATGTTGAAATGGGTTCACATTGGTGAATAGTCAAGCGCGCAACACGAGTAAATCTCGCCTCGGTGACTGGTATGTCTCACCAGGATGAGCTATTTGATTACCAATTATTTATATATACCTTCAGCTAGCACTCATATAAATGAAACCACCACTCATAATTGTCTGAACCATACCAGCTTATTTTTATGATGAACCTTTGATTCATTCGGCGGATGAAATAATTGCAGCAGTGGTGCCACCACCAATGAGAACATGATGACGGCGATCGATGTAGGACTTGAGCGTAGTGAcactatcgtacattatcctcaaTCTTTGGCCTTTTTTGGAGGTTTGTTACAATTGTATTTTTTGAAATTGATCCGGAATATTTGGGTTTTTTTCAAAGGACAGAAAAGTGCCTAGGTGGATGCATAAAGAGAATTGGAATTTAATGGATGAGATGTGGTGGCAGTGCGACTACAACCTATTTAATTGTCGTTTTGTGGCTTACGAGGGCTTGGACA encodes:
- the LOC124655905 gene encoding puroindoline-B-like, which produces MKTFFILVFLALVVSTAFAQYAEAPSGDVEGPSASAGQWGAEVPTMGSSDRCEHDQTKLVYCRDYLMERCTPRYMPITWPWSRMKRSCEKVRSQCCQQLGQMEPQCRCKAISRTIQGELSGFSASQEGQKARVVHMAKHLPSKCDMGPSSCNIPVTSGYYW